In the Haemorhous mexicanus isolate bHaeMex1 chromosome 16, bHaeMex1.pri, whole genome shotgun sequence genome, TGTGTAACAAAGGAGGGGGTAATGGAAATGACTTTGATTTTGGTACAGGTATCTCCTCTAACATTTCACTGTCCTTTTCTCCATGAACAGGTCCCCATGTGCAGCCCcagcaaatgtccaacagcagctccatcagccacttcctcctgctggcattggcagacacgcggcagctgcagctcctgcacttctgcctcttgctggccatcgccctggctgccctcctgggcaacggcctcatcatcagcgccgtagcctgcggccaccacctgcacacgcccatgttcttcttcctgctcaacctggccctcactgacctgggctgcatctgcaccactgtccccaaagccatgcacagttccctctgggacaccaggaccatctcctacacaggatgtgctgcacagctctttttctttctgttcttcattGGATCAGAGTATTtcctcctgaccatcatgtgctatgaccgctacgtgtccatctgcaaacccctgcactacgggaccctcctgggcagcagagcttgtgcccacatggcagcagctgcctgggccagtgcctttctctattcactgctgcacacagccaatacattttccctgcccctgtgccatggcaatgccctgggccagttcttctgtgaaatcccacagATCCTCAGGCTCTCCTGCTCAAATTCCTACATTAGGGAGATTGGTCCTGTAGTTGGTAGTGCTTTTCTCTTATTTGGCTGTTTtctgttcattgttttctcctatgtgcagatcttcagggctgtgctgcggatcccctctgagcagggacagcgcaaagccttttccacctgcctccctcacctggctgtggtctctctcttcctcagcacagcaacatttgctcacctgaagcccccctccatgtcctccccatccctggatctggccctgtcaGTTCTATACTCgctggtgcctcca is a window encoding:
- the LOC132334761 gene encoding olfactory receptor 14J1-like; this translates as MSNSSSISHFLLLALADTRQLQLLHFCLLLAIALAALLGNGLIISAVACGHHLHTPMFFFLLNLALTDLGCICTTVPKAMHSSLWDTRTISYTGCAAQLFFFLFFIGSEYFLLTIMCYDRYVSICKPLHYGTLLGSRACAHMAAAAWASAFLYSLLHTANTFSLPLCHGNALGQFFCEIPQILRLSCSNSYIREIGPVVGSAFLLFGCFLFIVFSYVQIFRAVLRIPSEQGQRKAFSTCLPHLAVVSLFLSTATFAHLKPPSMSSPSLDLALSVLYSLVPPALNPFIYSLRNQELNAAVRRMISGSFQEH